A stretch of DNA from Hydrogenophaga sp. SL48:
TCAGGTGGGTGCGCGGCGGGTTGGGAATCGCGTCGGCCACCACCATGCCGGGGCGCAGGGTGGCCCAGTCCACATCAAGCTGGTCGTCCACTGCGGGGTACAGGCCGATGGACGTGGCGTTGACCACGATGCCGGTGCCTGGCGGGATGGGCATGGCCGGGTGCCAGTGCAGGTATTCGGCGCTGGCCTGGGTCTTGGTGGTGATGAGGTCGGCCAGTTCCTGACCGCGCAGGCGGCCGCGGTTGACGATGCCGATGTGCGCGGCGCCCGCGAGCGCCAGTTCCACCGCCACGGCGCGCGCGGCGCCACCGGCACCGAACAGCATCACGCGCTGTCCTTCGATCTCAGCGACCGGTCGCAGCGCTTCGATGAAGCCCTGGCCGTCGGTGTTCTCGCCGATCCACAGGCCATCGCGCATCACGACCGTGTTGACCGCGCCGATGATCTCGGCGGAGGGTGCCAGCCCGTCGAGGTGCTCGATCACCGTCACCTTGTGCGGCAGCGAGCAGTTGAAGCCGGCCCAGCCCATGGCGCGCGCGCCACGCACCGCGGCGGCCAGGTGCTCGGGCGGCACCTCGCCATTGACGTAACGCCATGCCAGCCCGTGATGCCGGTAGGCGGCTTCGATCATGGCCACGGTCGGGTTCTCGGCCGCAGGCTGCGCGAAAGAACCGGTGAGCGAGCTGAGGAAGTTCATCGTCATGGCGGTCCTCCTGTGGGGTGCGACAGTGTGCCGCAAGCGGGTGTCGAGCGGGAAGCGGGCCCGTGCGCTCACCTCATTTGCCAAACTTTGCGCCACCCCTCAGGGTAAATCCCAGCCTTCGAATGCAAGATCGTACAAGTCTCGCCCTTTTGCGTACAAACTGCGCGCGGCATCAAACCGAGAATTCCTCCACGGTTCAGCGATGACCGTTGAGCAGACATCCCCATCCCTCCAGGAGACAAACCGTGAAATTCCGCCTCGCTTCCGTCCTCACCGCCGCGCTCATGAGCGCCGGCATGGCGCACGCCGCCACCGAACTCGTGATCGCGACCGTGAACAACGGCCACATGATCGAGATGCAGAAACTCGGCAAGAACTTCGAAGCCGCCAACCCCGACATCAAGCTCAAGTGGGTGACGCTGGAAGAAGGCGTGTTG
This window harbors:
- the aroE gene encoding shikimate dehydrogenase, which translates into the protein MTMNFLSSLTGSFAQPAAENPTVAMIEAAYRHHGLAWRYVNGEVPPEHLAAAVRGARAMGWAGFNCSLPHKVTVIEHLDGLAPSAEIIGAVNTVVMRDGLWIGENTDGQGFIEALRPVAEIEGQRVMLFGAGGAARAVAVELALAGAAHIGIVNRGRLRGQELADLITTKTQASAEYLHWHPAMPIPPGTGIVVNATSIGLYPAVDDQLDVDWATLRPGMVVADAIPNPPRTHLIRTAEAAGCTVLDGLGMLVNQGAIAIRLWTGVDVDRSVMRRELERVLSLE